One Malaclemys terrapin pileata isolate rMalTer1 chromosome 21, rMalTer1.hap1, whole genome shotgun sequence DNA window includes the following coding sequences:
- the LOC128826807 gene encoding sialic acid-binding Ig-like lectin 16 produces MGRALPRQHDAGERELPAQGPPSRAGGPATLRVLILTLLWRGSLSQKSGYSFMVPQSVSVQEGLCILIPCTFAYPASFDINNNWAQLYGYWFKNKANVGFDPPVASSNPSQGVSQETQGRFQLTGDLVRGDCSLQIANARWTDAGRYFLTVKKGDFKYSYRSNYYRTHPTLEISVPGLTEKPEIQISSARGFSGTLLPGEPVTVTCTAPGRCSGPPPQVTWTGSFSNTARDVSAQLPNGTWAHRSALSFTPTSIDHGKELVCRVTFNPAWGPFTSRTVQLRVGYPPGPLSITGTLTRNGRPGERPHSEGDAMSLLTHEGDSLTLSCEAGSRIEATLSWAKGNKSLSSGQGGAGHLELANLSRADAGEYRCWANNSYGLASRALRVHVQSLERTLQITVSRANRSDPQLFQDPSTVVANSSQLTAREGDSLRFLCSVASSPPAALGWVRGGRAVEDTRSAGKNPLRLELPNVMAEDGGLYGCWAKNKESSAQGTFQLLVEYSPRPGTRLNSSCQHQGPRISCSCCLRSHPPPQLQWQVDGESMAGNGSWGALQVSSWAQGDEAVSTLSWTGSRNRGPQIFCLGFNPHGTYGALHFDFSPPWRGAEEPGKLLGVGVACGLGIAVGFFLLGLCVHKLRGREPSPPSSELREMANESQAEHTADEASLIYSNVPTIPMDHKTPAARRTKDVQDGAAAAQAPLGPGEPDEQYYASINFSKLQRKGAEPPEPPTTEYSEVRRK; encoded by the exons ATGGGCAGAGCCCTGCCGCGACAGCATGATGCTGGGGAAAGGGAGCTCCCGGCTCAGGGCCCCCCCTCGAGAGCAGGGGGTCCTGCCACGCTGAGGGTCCTGATCCTCACCCTGCTCTGGAGGG ggtCCCTGTCCCAGAAGTCTGGTTATTCCTTCATGGTGCCGCAGTCGGTGTCGGTGCAGGAAGGTCTCTGCATTCTTATCCCCTGCACCTTCGCGTACCCAGCCTCGTTCGACATCAACAATAACTGGGCCCAGCTTTACGGATACTGGTTCAAGAATAAGGCCAATGTGGGCTTTGATCCCCCCGTGGCCAGCAGTAACCCCAGCCAGGGGGTGTCGCAGGAGacccagggccggttccagctgACGGGGGATCTGGTACGTGGCGATTGCTCCCTGCAAATCGCTAACGCCCGATGGACGGATGCGGGGAGATATTTCCTTACAGTCAAGAAAGGAGACTTTAAATACAGTTACCGCTCCAATTACTATCGCACTCACCCTACGTTAGAGATCTCCGTGCCAG GGCTGACAGAGAAGCCAGAGATCCAGATCTCATCGGCGCGGGGGTTTTCAGGGACGCTGCTGCCCGGGGAGCCGGTGACTGTGACGTGCACGGCCCCTGGGCGCTGCTCCGGGCCTCCTCCCCAAGTCACTTGGACAGGGTCATTCAGCAACACAGCCCGGGACGTCTCAGCCCAGCTGCCAAATGGCACCTGGGCCCATAGATCCGCTCTGAGCTTCACGCCCACCTCGATTGACCACGGCAAAGAGCTCGTCTGCAGAGTCACCTTCAACCCAGCATGGGGACCTTTCACCAGCAGAACCGTCCAGCTCCGCGTCGGCT ACCCGCCTGGACCCCTCAGCATCACCGGTACCCTGACCAGGAATGGACGCCCCGGTGAGAGGCCGCACT CTGAGGGCGACGCGATGTCTCTACTGACTCACGAGGGCGACTCCCTGACCCTGAGCTGTGAGGCTGGGAGCAGAATCGAGGCCACCCTGAGCTGGGCCAAGGGGAACAAGTCCCTGAGCTCCGGCCAGGGAGGGGCCGGGCACCTGGAGCTGGCGAATCTCAGCAGAGCAGATGCTGGGGAGTATCGGTGCTGGGCAAACAATTCCTATGGTTTGGCCAGCCGGGCCCTGCGTGTGCATGTGCAAT CTCTAGAGAGGACTCTGCAAATCACCGTCTCCAGAGCTAACAGGAGCGACCCCCAGCTATTCCAAG ACCCCAGCACCGTGGTGGCGAACAGTTCACAGCTCACGGCCCGGGAGGGCGACTCTCTGCGGTTCCTCTGCTCCGTCGCCAGTAGCCCCCCCGCTGCGCTGGGCTGGGTGAGGGGGGGCCGAGCCGTCGAGGACACCCGCTCCGCGGGGAAGAATCCGCTGCGGCTGGAGCTGCCCAACGTGATGGCCGAGGACGGGGGGCTGTATGGCTGCTGGGCCAAGAACAAGGAGAGCTCCGCCCAGGGGACGTTCCAGCTGCTCGTCGAGT ACAGCCCCCGGCCGGGGACCAGGCTGAACTCGTCCTGCCAGCACCAGGGGCCCAGAatcagctgcagctgctgcctgcgctcccaccccccaccccagcttcagTGGCAAGTGGACGGGGAGTCCATGGCTGGGAATGGCTCATGGGGGGCCCTGCAGGTCAGCTCCTGGGCTCAGGGGGATGAGGCTGTCAGCACCCTAAGCTGGACGGGGAGCAGGAACAGAGGCCCCCAGATCTTCTGCCTCGGTTTCAACCCCCACGGGACCTATGGTGCCCTGCATTTTGACTTCAGCCCCCCATGGAGAG GTGCAGAGGAGCCTGGCAAGCTGCTGGGCGTTGGGGTGGCCTGTGGGCTGGGGATCGCCGTCGGCTTCTTCCTTCTCGGGCTCTGTGTGCACAA GCTGCGAGGCCGGGAGCCGTCACCCCCCAGCAGTGAGCTCAGGGAGATGGCTAACGAGAGCCAGGCCGAGCACACAGCCGATGAGGCCAGCCTGATCTACAGTAACGTCCCCACAATCCCCATG
- the LOC128826846 gene encoding sialic acid-binding Ig-like lectin 14 gives MLRPGGGCISAQGLSQLDAPAMGRVLPPQHNAGEWDLPAQGPPWRAGGPSPIAATLRVLILALLWKGSLSQLPGFTLTVPQSVSVQEGLCVLVPCTFTYPASYDTYNSWARLYRYWYKDPAVVGYDPPVASSNPSRQVSQQTQGRFWLVENLVRGDCSLQISDARRTDAGRYFLRVEGDFDYTYRSSTDRTDLTLTISVSGLTEEPEIQISPTQGLPATLLAGEPVTVTCTAPGRCSGPPPQVTLTGPFSTTARDTSVQLANGTWARSSELRFTPSLGDHGKKLICSVTYRQRWGPSTSRTIWLRVGYPVRTPEITISRANRRDPQLFQDQSTTVGNGSQLTAREGDSLRFLCSIASSPPATLAWVRGGRAIEGVDHMGKNQLRLELPNVTAEDGGLYGCLAQNNESSAQGTFQLLVEYSPRPGTGLNSSCQHQGPSVSCSCSLRSHPPPRLQWQVDGEPLAGNCSRGALQVSSWAQGDEAISTLSWTGSGDRVPRIFCLGSNPHGTYAALHFDFSPPRRGAVESGKLLGIGVACGLGIAVGFFLLGLCVIKLRGREPVPPSAEAGEMANGSQAEHTADETSLIYSNVPTMPMRHKTPAAHRTKGVQDEAAATKATLGPGEPDEQYYTSINFSKLQRKGGEPPEPPTTEYSEVRRK, from the exons GTCTGTCCCAGCTGGACGCCCCAGCCATGGGCAGAGTCCTGCCGCCACAGCATAATGCCGGGGAATGGGATCTCCCGGCTCAGGGTCCCCCATGGAGAGCAGGGGGTCCGTCCCCCATTGCGGCCACATTGAGGGTCCTGATCCTCGCCCTGCTCTGGAAGG ggtccctgtcccagctgcccGGATTTACCCTGACGGTGCCGCAGTCGGTGTCGGTGCAGGAAGGTCTCTGCGTTCTTGTCCCCTGCACCTTCACATACCCAGCCTCGTACGACACCTACAATTCCTGGGCCCGGCTCTACAGATACTGGTACAAGGATCCGGCCGTTGTGGGCTATGATCCCCCCGTGGCCAGCAGTAACCCCAGCCGGCAGGTGTCACAGCAGACCCAGGGCCGGTTCTGGCTGGTGGAGAATCTAGTGCGCGGCGACTGCTCCCTGCAAATCAGCGACGCCCGACGGACAGATGCAGGGAGATATTTCCTTAGAGTCGAGGGAGACTTTGACTACACTTACCGCTCCAGTACCGATCGCACTGACCTTACGCTCACGATCTCCGTGTCAG GGCTGACGGAGGAGCCAGAGATCCAGATCTCGCCGACGCAGGGGCTGCCAGCGACACTGCTGGCTGGGGAGCCGGTGACTGTGACCTGCACGGCCCCTGGGCGCTGTTCCGGGCCCCCTCCCCAAGTCACCTTGACAGGACCGTTCAGCACCACAGCCCGGGACACATCAGTCCAGCTGGCGAACGGCACCTGGGCCCGCAGCTCTGAGCTCCGCTTCACACCCTCCCTGGGGGACCACGGCAAAAAGCTCATCTGCAGCGTCACCTACAGGCAAAGATGGGGACCTTCCACCAGCAGAACCATCTGGCTCCGTGTCGGCT ATCCAGTGAGGACTCCAGAAATCACCATCTCCAGAGCTAACAGGAGAGACCCCCAGCTATTCCAAG ACCAGAGCACCACAGTGGGGAACGGTTCACAGCTCACAGCCCGGGAGGGCGACTCCCTGCGGTTCCTCTGCTCTATCGCCAGCAGCCCCCCTGCCACGCTGGCCTGGGTGAGGGGGGGCCGAGCCATCGAGGGAGTCGACCACATGGGGAAGAATCAGCTGCGGCTGGAGCTGCCCAACGTGACGGCCGAGGACGGGGGGCTGTACGGGTGCTTGGCCCAGAACAATGAGAGCTCTGCCCAGGGAACGTTCCAGCTGCTCGTCGAGT ACAGCCCACGGCCGGGGACCGGGCTGAACTCGTCCTGCCAGCACCAGGGGCCCAGCGTcagctgcagctgctccctgcgctcccacccccctccccggctccagtgGCAGGTGGACggggagcccctggctgggaATTGCTCACGGGGGGCCCTGCAGGTCAGCTCGTGGGCCCAGGGGGACGAGGCCATCAGCACCCTGAGCTGGACAGGAAGTGGGGACAGGGTCCCCCGGATCTTCTGCCTCGGCTCCAACCCCCATGGGACCTACGCCGCCCTGCACTTTGACTTCAGTCCCCCACGGAGAG GTGCGGTGGAGTCTGGCAAGCTACTGGGCATCGGGGTGGCCTGTGGGCTGGGGATCGCCGTCGGCTTCTTCCTTCTCGGGCTCTGTGTGATCAA gctgcggggccgggagccggtgcCCCCCAGTGCTGAGGCCGGGGAGATGGCTAACGGGAGCCAGGCGGAGCACACGGCTGACGAGACCAGCCTGATCTACAGTAACGTCCCCACCATGCCCATG CGTCACAAGACTCCAGCTGCCCACCGGACCAAAGGCGTCCAGGATGAGGCTGCAGCAACAAAGGCCACGCTAGGCCCCGGGGAGCCAGATGAGCAGTATTACACCTCCATCAACTTCTCCAAGCTGCAGCGCAAAGGGGGGGAGCCTCCGGAGCCCCCCACCACAGAATATTCCGAGGTCCGGCGGAAATAG